The genomic stretch TGGCATCGCCTAACCTATAGATCAATCCGGCCGCAATCAGTGCCAGTACAGACGAGCAACTCATCACCGCTTGCCAAGCCAAAGCAGTAAATAAGCCATTTAAAGCAAAAGGTAATGCAGTGCCTAGCGTCAACATTGCCACCAGTCGAGCCAGTGCCTGCCCCGCTTGATCAGGCGCCCACTGAATCACCAGTTTCATGCCAATCGGATAAATTCCAGCAAGACTCATCCCGACAAAAAAGCGGTAGAGCATGGCTTCAGACAATCCCGTTGCCAACCATGCAAAACAAAAATTAAAAACTGCCCCCAAAATAGCAGCACAGACAAAAATCGAACTGGCCTTAAAACGATCGGCAAGCCCAGTGGCGGCAATTAAAAAAGTGCCTAAAATAAATCCTGCTTGTACCGCATTGGTCAGCCAACCAATATCTGCTGCTGTAATGCCCCATTCACGAATTAAATCCAGAGCCGCACTATTGGCACTAAACCACAATGAGGTTCCAAACAATTGGGCAAATGCCACGATAGCAATCGCATAGCGCGCAAATACCCGATTATTGGGCATATTCAATTGAGTGGTTTTTGGCTGCATCCATTGCGTCCCTTTTCATTTTTATATACACGGCGCTTGGCCGCTGAAAAAACCTGATACGGTCTTATTCCGCGCAGTTATTAATGATTAATATACTCAATGCATTTATAACATGTCATTTGACTGGGATATCGTAGACCTTCATCTATATAAACAAGCACTTATTTGCAGCACAATTTGCCATATCTTGCGTCATAGCAGAAACAAATGATGCCTCCCTTATTTAAAATAAAGCCAGACGGTAGTCATCACGGTCTGGCTGTTTGCTTAAAAGTTTATATCAAGTGCCAACTTTGCAGTACGTGGTGCGCCTAGGAATAAATAATCATCTCCAATAAAACCACCTGCATCACGCCAGTACTTTTTATTAAATACATTATCTAGATTAAAACGCACGGTGGTTGCATAACGATTTAAATCGAAACGATAGGCCGCGCCTAAATCAACCACGCTATAACCCGCAACTTTGGCTGTGCCTTCTTTATTGGCAAATTTGCTACTGCTATAACGCAGCCCCCCCAAAACACTTAAGCCCTCAATGGCTGCAATATCATACGCGGCATAACTGCTAAAACGCAGTTTGGGTACATTTTGCAGTTGATGGCCTTGATAATCTGGATTGCTAATATCAATTAATTTGGCATAGGTATAGGCCATGCTTGAACTGATTTTTAAGGCCTCGTTAATACGTCCACTGACCCCAAGTTCTAAGCCATAATTATGCTGTTGCCCTTGGTCCATAAAAATCTGTTCACCCGCTGCATTCGGCTCAATACTCTGATTGTCTTTTTTAATATCAAATAATGCAGCAGTGAATAAATAATCATTGATCTGCTGTTTAATCCCGATTTCATATTGACGCGAATTAATCGGTGCTAAGGTTTCACCAAAATTTTCCGCATACCACGGCGCAGTTCCACCATCGGTAAGGCCTTTACTATACGAGGCATACAAATTGGTATTTTCCCACGGTGTAAACATCAGCGCCAATTGCGGTAAGAATTTATCTAAATCAGTCTTACGGCTTTGCACACCAGCTGCGCTATAGGCTTTTTCATTTAAATCGACCCATTTCCCCCCGACAATGCTTGACCACTGCGAATTCCATGCAATCTGATCCAGTACCGTGAGCGCTGTTTGTGAACTACGAAGTGATTGATATTTATCACCTGTAATTTCCGTGGTTAATTCCAAGCCATCAATATAATGCACCTCGTCATTATAAATATTACCTGTCCCAATCAATTGATTCACACCGGGATATTGACTGTGCTTTTTCTGTGTCTGTGTCAATTCCAAATACAGCTCATGTTTGAAAGGACCGGTATTAAAAGCACCATTGAGCGTGGCTTTATATTGGTTGGTTTGAAAGGTATCGTCTGGATTACGCCAATTATAAATGTCGTAATTGCCATTTTTATCAAAACCACTGCCCGTGCCCGTAAAATCACAAATATCACTAAAACAGCCATAAGCAAAAGAGGAGAAATCATCAATCACCACTTTACTGTGTGCCGCACTTAAACGCCCGCTCCAACGGTTATTAAACTGATATTGATATTGCAAGCTGCTGTTTAAGCTTTTATTGGTCACCGGTTTTGCATCTGATTGATAACCCAATAAACGGTCCCACTTGACACCAGTCGGCACGTTGCCATCAAGGAGTTCATAACCGGGTACAGAGCGTTGCTGCTGTCTTTGTGATTCAATATCAAACTCAAGTTTTGATTTGTCATCAATTTTCCAATCCAATGCCAAGGCACCGAATTGACGTTCGCCATTGCTGTGTTCGACATAAGGACGGGTATTTTGATTGGCTAAATTGATCCGATACCCAAACTGTTGTTGCTGCCCCCAAAATCCCCCCACATCTACCGCCACCAGATTATCGCCGTACTCATCCACGGCCATACTCAAATTTCGTACTTGCTCTGGGCGTTTGGTCACATAGTTAATCACACCACCTGCAGTCGACATGCCACTTTGCATTGCAGATATGCCTTTTAAAATCTCAACCTGCTGTTTATTTTCCAAAGCCACATTTTGCTCACCACGGATCAACATTGAATTGAT from Acinetobacter pullicarnis encodes the following:
- a CDS encoding TonB-dependent siderophore receptor, producing the protein MSNRPMKKNRLNQALQCFISLSSSSVLLYSSQLQAETTQVQQLQTIVVEASKYADNYGEKTVNISGYANPEIAKVPASVSVIGADLIADQQARVLSDIVKNDAAVGDNYAPLGFYPNIVTRGFVLDQASSYLINSMLIRGEQNVALENKQQVEILKGISAMQSGMSTAGGVINYVTKRPEQVRNLSMAVDEYGDNLVAVDVGGFWGQQQQFGYRINLANQNTRPYVEHSNGERQFGALALDWKIDDKSKLEFDIESQRQQQRSVPGYELLDGNVPTGVKWDRLLGYQSDAKPVTNKSLNSSLQYQYQFNNRWSGRLSAAHSKVVIDDFSSFAYGCFSDICDFTGTGSGFDKNGNYDIYNWRNPDDTFQTNQYKATLNGAFNTGPFKHELYLELTQTQKKHSQYPGVNQLIGTGNIYNDEVHYIDGLELTTEITGDKYQSLRSSQTALTVLDQIAWNSQWSSIVGGKWVDLNEKAYSAAGVQSRKTDLDKFLPQLALMFTPWENTNLYASYSKGLTDGGTAPWYAENFGETLAPINSRQYEIGIKQQINDYLFTAALFDIKKDNQSIEPNAAGEQIFMDQGQQHNYGLELGVSGRINEALKISSSMAYTYAKLIDISNPDYQGHQLQNVPKLRFSSYAAYDIAAIEGLSVLGGLRYSSSKFANKEGTAKVAGYSVVDLGAAYRFDLNRYATTVRFNLDNVFNKKYWRDAGGFIGDDYLFLGAPRTAKLALDINF